The following DNA comes from Gloeomargarita sp. SKYB120.
TCATTCGTTCGGCCAAGCAGAATCTGACGGAGTTGTTGGGGCACGAATTGCACAATTTTGTGGCCTATGAACCGACCCAGATTTCGGCGGCGGCCTTTGCCTTAGCAGCCCTGGGAGAAGACATCATCGGGTTTTTTCGGGTTGGGGAGCAGTTATTTCAAGTCCACCGGCGGGTCATCTCACCGCAAGACCCCTGGGCCAACCGGCGCAGCTTACACGAACTCTACAGCCGCAGTCGCAAAGTGTTGGGGTATCAGTCAGTCACTCGTCCCACCCCGCCCGATGAACTCTACCTCTTTCGCTGGGACCCAGAAACCCTAGTGTATCCCGGCGACACCCTGATCACGGTGGAGTTGCAATCGGCGACCCGTTTAAGTCCAGTACGAACGCCGGCAACCCGCCCCACGACTCGCTGGCAATGGCCGGAGTGGTTGCGCTGGCGAAACTGGCAGGAGCGGTTCAAAACCTGGTGGGACAAAGGGGGAACCCATCGGGTAGCGCTCGTAGTGGCCGGATTAATGCTCACCCTGCTGGTCACTGGCACGGTCCTGTACGACCTGTACTACCCCGAATTGCAATTCCCCGACACCTTTTACACCACCATGATTCTGTTGCTAGGGGGGTTTGGGGATGTTTTCGGCGGCTTAGGACGGTTTGAATTGCCTTTGCCTTGGTGGTTACGGCTGTTGAGTTTGGGGTTAACGCTCACCGGCATTGCCTTTACGGGGGTGATTTACGCCCTGTTGACGGAAAAACTGCTGGCGACCCAGTTTGAATTTCTCCAGCGCCGGCCGCCTGTGCCACCCCAGGGCCACGTAGTGATTGTCGGTTCCGGTCGGGTAGGGCAAAGAGTCGCCGGGCTATTACAGGAATTTCGCCAGCCGTTGGCGGTGTTGACCTCCCAGGAAGTGGGCAATGAAGTATTACCACAACTCCCAGTGCTGAGCGGCCCCCTGCTGACCCTGCTCCCCAAAGCCAACCTGGCGACGGCCAAAAGCATTGTGACGGTGACGGATGACGAACTGGAGAACCTGGAAATTGCCCTGCGGGCGCGGGAGACCAACATCCACAGCCACTTGGTGATCCGCACCTACGACCCCCTGTTTAGCGAGAATGTGCGACGGCTATTCCCGTTTGCCCAAGTCCTGTGCGCCAATGAACTGGCCGCCGAAGCCTTTGCCGCTGCTGCCTTTGGGGAAAACATCCTGGGATTGTTTCGGCTAGAGGGGCGCACGATTTTGGTGGTGGAGTATCGCATCGAAGCCGGGGACACGCTTGACGGGCTGATCCTGGCGCAGGTGGCCTACGGGTACGGTGTGGTGCCGGTGTACTACTATTCCCAACAAGACCAGGAAGCCCGCACCATGCCCTCGGATGATTTGCGGTTGCACCCAGGCGATCAGCTCGTCGTGCTGGCCACCAGTCGCGCCTTGCAGCGGGTGGAACGGGGAGAGCGCTTGCCGCCGCGCTATCAGGTGCGCGTGGAAAAGGCCCTCAGCCGGGAAGCCCTATTTTACGGGGGAAACGTGATTGCCCAGGTCACTGGTTTCGACCTCAAACGCTGCCGCGACGTGATGGAACAGTTGCCCTGCTTGTTGCCCGAACCTATTTACCGGCATCAGGCCCAGCGACTCGTGCGGGAACTGGCCAAAGTCCAAGTCACCAGCCGGCTTATTCCACCCCCGCCGGAACGTTAAACGCTCTGGGTGTAGCCCCGTTGTCGCAGTTGTTGCACAAAAAATTCCTCCAGCGATTGCCGCTCCAGGTTCAGGCTGATAATTTCGCCGCCAATTCCTGCCACATGCTGCACGAATTCCGGCAGTGAGCGGCGCAGTTGCCCTTGCCAAAATCCCCCTTGGTACTCCAGTTGGTCTAACCAGGGAGCTAGGTCTTCCTGTGTGCCGCCGCGCCCGCGTACGTGGTAGGTGTGGCCCGTGCCCAGTAATTCCGCCAGCGTGCCCACCGCTAACAATTCCCCCCGCGCCAAAATAGCAATCCGGTCGCACAGTTGCTCCACATCCGACAAGATATGGGTGTTGAAAAAAATCGTTTTGCCCTGGTGTTTCAACTGCAAGATAATTTCCCGCACCTGGTAACGCCCTAGGGGGTCCAACCCCGACATGGGTTCATCCAGTAAAACCAAATCCGGGTCATTGACCAGCGCCTGGGCCAGGCCAATCCGCTGCAACATCCCTTTGGAATAACGACGGAGCGTTTTTTTGCGAGCCGCCGACTGGGCCAAACCCACCAAATCCAAGAGTTGGGGCAAACGCTGTTTTTGGACAGATGGGGGCACTTGATGCAACGTGGCCATCAATTCCAAGCACTCCCAGCCCGTCAGCGATTCATACAAATAGGGGTTTTCTGGTAAATAACCAATCCGTGCCTTGACCAGCCGGTCCCCCAGTGGTCGTCCCAGGACCGTGCCCCCGCCGGCGGTTGGGCGAATAATCCCCAAAACCAATTTCATAAACGTGGTTTTCCCCGCCCCATTTGGCCCGAGCAACCCAAAGGTTTCGCCCCCATAAACCGTCAAACTCACGCCGTTGAGGGATGTAATTTTCTGAGTTAACCAAAAACCGGTGCGATAGGTTTTGGTCAGGTGCTCTGTTTGTAAAACGGTGACAGGCATCCCTGGAGCCGCGAGCCGAATCGCCTCCTATTGTACCGCCGGTGGTATAGTCGAAAAAGTCCTGTTATGAATTGGCCATGACCCCCCGTGACACCTACCTGCTCAAAAGCACCCGCAAGCTACCTTTGCCCCGGCCTCCCGTCTGGATGATGCGGCAAGCCGGGCGGTACATGCGGGCCTACCGGGAGTTGCGGGAACGGTATCCCAGTTTTCGCCAGCGCTCCGAGACTCCCGAATTGGCGGTAGAAATTTCCTTGCAGCCCTTCCGCGCCTTTGCCCCCGATGGAGTCATCTTGTTTTCCGACATTCTCACACCCTTGCCGGGGATGGGGATTGATTTTGACATCATCGAAAGTCGCGGCCCCATCATTGACCCCCCCATCCGTACTGCTGAACAAATCCGGCAATTGCGCCCCCTCGAACCAGCGGTTTCGCTGCCGTTTATCGGCCAAATTTTACGCACATTGCGGGCAGAGATTGGGGATAGAGCGACGCTGTTGGGATTTGTGGGCGCTCCCTGGACCTTGGCCGCCTATGTCGTCGAAGGGCAAAGCTCCAGAGATTACACCGTGATCAAGTCCCTGGCCTACCATGAACCCCAGGTGCTGCACCAATTGCTGGGTTTTTTCGCCGAACAAATTGCCACCTACGTCATCTATCAAATTGAACAGGGCGCGGAAGTCGTGCAAATTTTTGATTCGTGGGCCGGGCAATTGTCGCCGTTGGACTACCGCACCTTTGTCTTGCCCTATCAACAAAAGCTGGTGCAAAAAGTTAAAGCGGTTCACCCCGAAACGCCCTTAATTCTGTACATCTATGGCAGCGGGGCGATTTTGGAATTGATGGCCCAAAGTGGGGTAGATGTCATTAGTTTGGATTGGACGGTGGAAATGGGGGCAGCACGGCGACGGTTGGGGGATCTGTGCGTGCAGGGGAATCTGGACCCTGGTGTACTGTTTGGGCCGCCAGCGCTGATTCGCGAACGGGTCAAGGAAATCATTCAGCAGGCGGGGCCAGTGGGACACATTATGAATTTGGGGCATGGGGTATTGGCGACGACACCAGAAGACCATGTGCGCGTATTTTTTGAAACGGTGAAGCAAACCAATTGGTTTGATGACTAAGCGCATTTTCATCACAGGCGGCAGTGGGTGCGTGGGGCACTATGTGGCGGATTTATTGATTCATCAAACGGACTATGAACTGTTTTTTCTGATTCGCCGCCCCGAAAAATTGCACTTTCATTTCCAGAGCCGTCCAGGCGTGCATCTGATTGTAGGAGATTTGCAAGATGCAGCGCCCTACGCCCACCTGTTACCCACTATGGATGCCGCCATCTTACTGGCAACCCAATGGGGGGGCGATGCCACTTTTGATGTAAATGTCACCGGTAATTTACGAATCATGAAAGCGCTAGACCCTGACCGGTGCGAGCAGGTGATTTATTTTTCCACCGCCAGCATTCTTGACCGGCAATTGCAGTTACTTCCCGAAGCCAAAACATTAGGCACCGAGTACATTCGCTCTAAATACACTTGTTACGAAGCCCTCACTGATTTGCCAATTTACCCCCGGATAACTGTGATGTTTCCCACGCTGATTGTTGGGGGTGAACCAGGCAAGCCGGCTAGTCATGTTGTGACAGAACTGGACCAGTTACCTCGCTGGTTATGGTGGCTGCGGTGGTTGCGGGCCGATGCGTGTTTTCATTTCATCCATGCCCAAGATATTGCCCAGGTGGTAGCTTACTTTTTAGCCCATCCTCCTGCGGGATTCCGGCAATTTGTGTTGGGCAATGACGTGATCTTTGTGAACCAAGCGCTCCAGGAATTGTGTGGTTATTTTGGTATGCGTTTACCCCCCTGGCAACTGAACCTGACACCAGAACGAGTGGCATTTTTCCTGAAGCTGGCGCGCCGGTTGGGAATGCAGATTTTACCGTGGGATGAGTTTTGTGCAAAGTACCGCTATTTCTGCTATGAACCTGTCATGAATCCGGCAAAATTGGGGTTACCATCTCGCTGTCGCACTCTGACAGAATTGCTACAGGTTTTAGGGGTTCATAAAAGTTGAGAATTTTGCGTCTAGCTAAGCCGCTGTAGAAACAACAGGGCTGTGAGATAGGGAGAAGACAGGAAACGGGACTACGCCCTGCAGTTCCAAGACATCACTAGCTTGGATGATTCGGCCTAAGTTTGTTGGAAAAAATAGGGCTTCGCCCTGGGATCCAAAAAGCGACAGGTGTAAGCAACTTAGCTACACAACAGCCTTTTAATTTACTTAGAAATAACCTTCAGGATATAACCCTTAGTGCTTTCCATATCTTTTACGAGCATAGAAACAGCCTTATTCAAGGCTTTATTCACAGACGCATCCGAAGCGCTGTACGTTTTGTCTAGGATAATGGCGCCATCGCTGACAAACCGGACATCTGCATCAAACGTAATCGCAGCAGATGCGCCCATCGCTTTGCTAGTTGTCACAACACCCGTTACCAATATATCGGCGCCTTTGTTCTTCGCTGCTTCTAGGGCAGCCGGAAGATTATCGTAGCTGTGCCCAGCATCAAACTTACACTTATAACTTGGACTCGCAGATAATTTTGAACTCACAGTTTGGCCAACCGTTGCGCCGATATTCTTGTTCTTGGTGGCATTACTAAAAGTAACCACCATACAACTAACTTTGCTCTGTGCAAAAGTGCTAGTAACAGTAAAGGGGATAATCGCAACAGTCACTAACATTGTTGCAAATTTTACAAGTGCTTTTGCCATTGTTGTACCCCCAACTCTTGTTATGTAAGCATACCCTAAGTTTGCCATCCTGCAGGTATCAGCTCGTGATCACTGGTCGGTTTTGGGGAGGGATAAAGTGGGAAAGGTAGGGGTGTTTTGCGGAGGATGACGCTTTACCATCTGCCGCCGGAATTGGTCCAACGCATGGCTGCCGGGGAGGTCATTGATTCGCCAGTGGCAGTGGTGCGAGAGTTAGTGGAAAATGCGTTGGATGCTGGGGCGACCCACCTGCATCTACGGCTGGAACCGGAGCAGATTCGCTTGGCAGACAACGGCCAGGGCATGACGCTGGAGATGCTCACCCTGGCGGCGCGCCCCTACACCACGAGCAAGATTCAAGCGGCGCAGGACTTCAACCAGATTCGCACGCTCGGCTTTCGCGGCCAGGCGCTCTATAGTCTGGCGCAATTGGCCCGCTTGGCCATTGCCAGTCGCTGCGCCAGTGCGGCTCAGGGGTGGCAGGTGCAGTACGACCACCAAGGGTATGTGCAACATCAACAGGTGGTGCCGCTG
Coding sequences within:
- the hemE gene encoding uroporphyrinogen decarboxylase, which encodes MTPRDTYLLKSTRKLPLPRPPVWMMRQAGRYMRAYRELRERYPSFRQRSETPELAVEISLQPFRAFAPDGVILFSDILTPLPGMGIDFDIIESRGPIIDPPIRTAEQIRQLRPLEPAVSLPFIGQILRTLRAEIGDRATLLGFVGAPWTLAAYVVEGQSSRDYTVIKSLAYHEPQVLHQLLGFFAEQIATYVIYQIEQGAEVVQIFDSWAGQLSPLDYRTFVLPYQQKLVQKVKAVHPETPLILYIYGSGAILELMAQSGVDVISLDWTVEMGAARRRLGDLCVQGNLDPGVLFGPPALIRERVKEIIQQAGPVGHIMNLGHGVLATTPEDHVRVFFETVKQTNWFDD
- a CDS encoding NAD-binding protein encodes the protein MTVSRIIFDPEKEKSAAPDTCVVCGLGSLGQYCVVNLKAFGIRVIGIDLNRPQHWEVRQLDTLLDGLILDDARNRDVLERAGVTQARAVLAVTNDERVNIQIAFAARLLSPQVRLVIRSAKQNLTELLGHELHNFVAYEPTQISAAAFALAALGEDIIGFFRVGEQLFQVHRRVISPQDPWANRRSLHELYSRSRKVLGYQSVTRPTPPDELYLFRWDPETLVYPGDTLITVELQSATRLSPVRTPATRPTTRWQWPEWLRWRNWQERFKTWWDKGGTHRVALVVAGLMLTLLVTGTVLYDLYYPELQFPDTFYTTMILLLGGFGDVFGGLGRFELPLPWWLRLLSLGLTLTGIAFTGVIYALLTEKLLATQFEFLQRRPPVPPQGHVVIVGSGRVGQRVAGLLQEFRQPLAVLTSQEVGNEVLPQLPVLSGPLLTLLPKANLATAKSIVTVTDDELENLEIALRARETNIHSHLVIRTYDPLFSENVRRLFPFAQVLCANELAAEAFAAAAFGENILGLFRLEGRTILVVEYRIEAGDTLDGLILAQVAYGYGVVPVYYYSQQDQEARTMPSDDLRLHPGDQLVVLATSRALQRVERGERLPPRYQVRVEKALSREALFYGGNVIAQVTGFDLKRCRDVMEQLPCLLPEPIYRHQAQRLVRELAKVQVTSRLIPPPPER
- a CDS encoding NAD(P)-dependent oxidoreductase, with the translated sequence MTKRIFITGGSGCVGHYVADLLIHQTDYELFFLIRRPEKLHFHFQSRPGVHLIVGDLQDAAPYAHLLPTMDAAILLATQWGGDATFDVNVTGNLRIMKALDPDRCEQVIYFSTASILDRQLQLLPEAKTLGTEYIRSKYTCYEALTDLPIYPRITVMFPTLIVGGEPGKPASHVVTELDQLPRWLWWLRWLRADACFHFIHAQDIAQVVAYFLAHPPAGFRQFVLGNDVIFVNQALQELCGYFGMRLPPWQLNLTPERVAFFLKLARRLGMQILPWDEFCAKYRYFCYEPVMNPAKLGLPSRCRTLTELLQVLGVHKS
- a CDS encoding ABC transporter ATP-binding protein → MPVTVLQTEHLTKTYRTGFWLTQKITSLNGVSLTVYGGETFGLLGPNGAGKTTFMKLVLGIIRPTAGGGTVLGRPLGDRLVKARIGYLPENPYLYESLTGWECLELMATLHQVPPSVQKQRLPQLLDLVGLAQSAARKKTLRRYSKGMLQRIGLAQALVNDPDLVLLDEPMSGLDPLGRYQVREIILQLKHQGKTIFFNTHILSDVEQLCDRIAILARGELLAVGTLAELLGTGHTYHVRGRGGTQEDLAPWLDQLEYQGGFWQGQLRRSLPEFVQHVAGIGGEIISLNLERQSLEEFFVQQLRQRGYTQSV